The Zingiber officinale cultivar Zhangliang chromosome 9A, Zo_v1.1, whole genome shotgun sequence genome window below encodes:
- the LOC122019481 gene encoding uncharacterized protein LOC122019481 yields MGSNFKKWNEQIRLILGVMDLDYALRVNKPTPLSNTSTQDEKSAYEKWERSNRLSLIIMKGSISSDIRGGVPNSENAKDFLDSVEEQFKSSSKALATTLIIKMVTSKSSGLGGVRGHILTMNDMVAQLKTMDMEISEGFLVHFIMTSLPSQFGPFC; encoded by the coding sequence ATGGGTAGCAATTTTAAGAAATGGAACGAACAGATTCGCCTCATTCTGGGCGTTATGGACCTTGATTATGCCTTACGGGTTAATAAACCTACCCCACTTTCAAACACTAGTACTCAAGATGAAAAATCTGCTTATGAAAAGTGGGAAAGGTCCAACCGTTTGTCACTTATAATAATGAAAGGTTCCATATCATCAGATATTCGAGGAGGTGTGCCTAATTCTGAAAATGCTAAGGATTTCCTTGATTCCGTTGAGGAGCAATTTAAGAGCTCCTCTAAAGCACTTGCTACCACACTTATCATCAAAATGGTAACTTCTAAGTCCAGCGGCCTTGGTGGTGTTCGTGGGCATATCCTAACAATGAATGATATGGTTGCTCAGCTTAAGACCATGGACATGGAGATCTCTGAGGGCTTTCTCGTTCATTTCATTATGACATCTCTTCCTTCTCAGTTTGGTCCTTTCTGTTaa